From the Kogia breviceps isolate mKogBre1 chromosome 15, mKogBre1 haplotype 1, whole genome shotgun sequence genome, one window contains:
- the LOC131742457 gene encoding small ribosomal subunit protein uS15-like codes for MGRMHAPGKGLYQSALPYRRSVPTWLKLTSDDVKEQIYKLAKKGLTPSQIGVILRDSHGVAQVRFVTGNKILRILKSKGLAPDLPEDLYHLIKKAVAVRKHLERNRKDKDAKFRLILIESRIHRLARYYKTKRVLPPNWKYESSTASALVA; via the coding sequence ATGGGTCGTATGCATGCTCCCGGGAAGGGCCTTTACCAGTCGGCTTTACCCTACCGCCGCAGCGTCCCCACCTGGCTGAAGCTGACGTCTGACGACGTGAAGGAGCAGATCTACAAACTGGCTAAGAAGGGCCTGACTCCCTCGCAAATAGGTGTAATCCTGAGAGACTCACATGGTGTTGCACAAGTACGTTTTGTGACAGGCAATAAAATCTTGAGAATTCTTAAGTCCAAAGGACTTGCTCCTGATCTTCCTGAGGATCTCTATCATTTAATTAAGAAAGCTGTTGCTGTTAGAAAGCATCtcgagagaaacagaaaggataaAGATGCCAAATTCCGTCTGATTCTGATTGAGAGCCGTATTCACCGGTTGGCTCGATATTACAAGACCAAACGAGTCCTACCCCCCAACTGGAAATACGAGTCATCCACAGCCTCTGCCCTGGTTGCATAA